A single region of the Malus sylvestris chromosome 8, drMalSylv7.2, whole genome shotgun sequence genome encodes:
- the LOC126633123 gene encoding protein HEAT INTOLERANT 4-like produces the protein MARGAKRKASQREENKENSTKVDNHKEQSSKAATLSKRVTASHPQSDPEYFEEPRQLEDLWKAAFPVGTEWDHLDKVYQFKWDFSNLEQAFEEGGKLHDLGNNKVYLFSGTEPQQVPYKGDLKIIYIPIVVAVVSPCPPSDKIGIKSVQRETEEIVPMKQMKMDWIPFIPFDKRDSQVVEYSRNSPQIFVLGCTQRRAALKHMKIDRLKKFDYCLPYLMPIKEEELELSTEVDILFPQEPNPPVYCVFDWQFDEVEEFTDERIKEEELSADHKDAFMEFVKEKVRQQKKENREKKEARRVAFEKMSTETKAAFENLRYYKFYPVQTPDTPDISSVKAAYINRYYNKAHEVL, from the coding sequence ATGGCGAGAGGAGCTAAGAGGAAGGCCAGCCAGAGGgaagaaaacaaggaaaattcGACCAAGGTGGACAACCACAAAGAACAATCGAGCAAGGCTGCCACTCTGTCGAAGCGGGTCACGGCCTCCCACCCCCAATCCGATCCTGAGTACTTTGAGGAGCCCCGCCAATTGGAAGATCTCTGGAAGGCTGCCTTCCCTGTTGGGACTGAGTGGGATCACTTGGACAAGGTGTACCAATTCAAGTGGGATTTCTCAAATCTTGAACAAGCATTTGAAGAGGGGGGCAAGCTGCACGATCTTGGGAACAACAAAGTGTATCTCTTCAGTGGTACGGAGCCTCAACAAGTCCCTTACAAGGGTGATTTGAAAATTATTTACATACCCATTGTGGTGGCTGTTGTATCGCCTTGCCCACCTTCTGACAAAATTGGGATTAAGTCGGTTCAGAGAGAGACTGAAGAAATTGTTCCAATGAAACAGATGAAAATGGACTGGATTCCATTTATTCCTTTTGACAAGAGAGACAGCCAAGTTGTTGAATATAGTCGAAATTCTCCTCAAATATTCGTCTTGGGATGCACTCAGAGAAGGGCTGCTTTGAAACACATGAAGATTGACCGTCTAAAGAAATTTGATTACTGCTTGCCTTATCTAATGCCTATCAAGGAAGAGGAGCTTGAGCTGAGCACCGAGGTTGACATACTTTTTCCACAGGAACCAAATCCACCGGTTTACTGTGTGTTTGATTGGCAGTTTGATGAAGTTGAGGAGTTTACTGACGAGCGGATAAAAGAGGAGGAACTATCTGCAGATCATAAGGATGCCTTCATGGAGTTTGTCAAGGAGAAAGTACgtcaacaaaagaaagaaaaccgaGAGAAGAAGGAGGCCCGCAGAGTAGCATTTGAAAAAATGAGTACGGAAACTAAAGcagcatttgaaaatttgaggTATTACAAGTTCTACCCCGTGCAAACACCCGATACTCCTGACATATCTAGTGTCAAGGCTGCATACATCAACAGGTACTACAACAAGGCTCATGAGGTTCTGTGA
- the LOC126631316 gene encoding UDP-glucuronate:xylan alpha-glucuronosyltransferase 2-like codes for MIEFGRGLQNIMKDALVIRINLVVIALFFIVHVTLLLLSSSSIYYENASSLLSCSERECHHKVDNGVKIMMKSSVLEETKGNIPRPKGSMSKIEVPSFLNGTMGKGMMKFAMVNMDEYDLSEWDKLGKTIPIHFNHISDDIKWDDLFPTWIDEEEESDVPTCPKIPMLNIQIYEKMDMVVAKLPCKYPEEGWRREVFRLQVHLIVANLAVRRGKRDGNRKTTKMLFWSKCRPMLEIFRCDDLVRQEGNWWLFEPDMARLRQKVSLPVGTCNLALPFWGQQVCNLYDLAKIQGTTNKPKREAYVTVLHSSDSYVCGAITLAKSLLQTGTKRDLVLLLDNSISAPKRDALSDAGWKLHVIERIRNPRGKKGTYNEYNYSKFRLWQLIEYDKIVFIDADIIVLRNLDLLFHFPQMSAISNSGYLFNSGIMVIEPSNCTFKFLMDHRDDIVSNNGGDQGYLNEVFVWWHRVLKKVNAMTYFPANRTNNTTIQDKQFGADPPKIFAIHYLGWKPWLCYRDYDCNWDTKGRHVFASDVAHERWWRVHDTVEEGLQRFCGLTKQRKDYLDSTRSEARKLGFPDEHWKINITDPRQHHLVA; via the exons atgattgaatttggacGTGGTCTTCAAAACATCATGAAAGATGCTTTGGTGATCCGAATCAACTTGGTTGTTATtgctttgtttttcattgttcaTGTTACCCTTCTTCTCCTGTCATCTTCCTCCATCTATTATGAGAACGCATCTTCTCTTTTGAGCTGCTCAGAGCGAGAGTGCCATCACAAG GTAGACAATGGAGTTAAGATCATGATGAAGTCATCAGTATTGGAGGAGACCAAAGGCAACATACCAAGGCCTAAAGGCAGTATGAGCAAGATAGAGGTACCAAGCTTTTTGAATGGAACTATGGGGAAGGGGATGATGAAATTTGCTATGGTAAATATGGATGAGTATGATTTGAGTGAGTGGGATAAGCTTGGAAAGACCATACCAATCCATTTTAACCACATTTCAGATGACATCAAATGGGATGATTTGTTTCCTACGTGGATCGacgaagaggaagagagtgacGTCCCAACTTGCCCAAAGATACCAATGCTGAATATTCAAATATATGAGAAGATGGACATGGTGGTTGCTAAGTTGCCATGCAAGTATCCGGAAGAAGGGTGGAGGAGGGAGGTGTTTAGGCTCCAAGTTCATCTTATAGTGGCTAATCTGGCTGTGAGGAGAGGAAAGAGGGATGGGAATAGGAAGACAACTAAAATGTTGTTTTGGAGCAAGTGTAGGCCTATGCTGGAGATATTTAGGTGCGATGATTTGGTGAGACAGGAAGGGAATTGGTGGTTGTTTGAGCCAGATATGGCTAGGTTGCGGCAAAAGGTATCATTGCCTGTTGGCACTTGCAATTTGGCTTTGCCTTTCTGGGGACAACAAG TGTGCAATT TGTATGATCTGGCTAAAATCCAAGGCACAACAAACAAACCCAAGCGAGAAGCCTACGTCACAGTACTCCACTCCTCCGACTCGTATGTTTGCGGCGCCATAACCCTAGCCAAAAGTCTACTCCAAACCGGTACCAAACGTGACCTTGTCCTCCTCCTGGACAACTCCATCTCCGCCCCTAAGCGTGACGCTCTCTCAGACGCCGGGTGGAAGCTCCACGTCATCGAACGAATCAGAAACCCTAGAGGCAAAAAGGGCACCTACAACGAATACAACTACAGCAAATTCCGCCTATGGCAGCTCATCGAATACGACAAAATCGTCTTCATCGACGCCGACATCATCGTTCTCCGAAACCTCGATCTCCTGTTCCACTTTCCACAAATGTCGGCCATCAGCAACTCTGGTTACCTCTTCAACTCCGGCATCATGGTAATCGAGCCTTCCAACTGCACGTTCAAGTTTTTAATGGACCACCGAGACGACATAGTCTCGAACAATGGCGGCGACCAGGGCTACCTCAACGAGGTCTTCGTATGGTGGCACCGAGTGCTGAAGAAGGTGAATGCTATGACGTATTTTCCGGCGAATAGGACAAACAATACGACGATTCAGGATAAGCAGTTTGGGGCGGACCCACCGAAGATATTTGCGATACATTACTTAGGGTGGAAGCCATGGCTCTGTTATAGGGATTATGATTGTAACTGGGACACCAAAGGGCGCCATGTCTTCGCGAGTGACGTGGCGCACGAGCGGTGGTGGAGGGTTCACGACACCGTGGAAGAGGGTTTGCAGAGGTTTTGTGGGCTGACGAAGCAGAGGAAGGATTATTTGGACTCGACTCGAAGTGAGGCGAGAAAATTAGGGTTTCCTGATGAGCATTGGAAGATCAATATCACAGATCCGAGGCAGCACCATTTGGTGGCATAG
- the LOC126633122 gene encoding protein WEAK CHLOROPLAST MOVEMENT UNDER BLUE LIGHT 1-like: protein MEVVKTAEVMPPTESSSSSNHDQQSAGDAPVNTEKHDKVESNSHLSTTDNPKLETTQSSSDGGPSLEQNQSLPTDNPASSSSAIENGKSPTVEHASNSKSPEQNQLLPTDTAPSIIMANQTEKDTHDAPVEDSGPKSVDNASNSTSQEQNHPTDTSASASASVSTVNKTEKEVQGPKNVDNLQPTTRSLPNIKVTRNAVKKTESVYSPKSAKLAYVNNVISSPSTKFASFSARRSVATDSPKSAKNRGLIDTTAPFESVKEAVSKFGGIVDWKAHRIQTVERRKIVEQELEQAQEEIPEYRKQSEAAEKAKVQVLKELDSTKRLVEELKLNLERAQTEEQQAKQDSELAKLRVEEMEQGIADEASVAAKAQLEVAKARHTAAVTELKSVKEELEALHKEYASLVTEKDTAIKKAEEAVSASKEVEKTVEELTIELIAMKESLEAAHAAHLEAEEQRIGAIMAKEQDSLHWEKELKQAEEEIQKLNHQIMSAKDLKSKLDTASALLLDLKSELAAYMESRLKVESDGGLLKDGLQEPEKKTRTDIQVAVASAKKELEEVKLNVEKAIAEVNILKVAATSLKSELESEKSALATITQREGMASVAVASLEADLEKTRSEIALVQMKEKEAREKMVELPKELQQAAQEADQAKVLAETAGEELRKAREEAEQVKAGARTVESRLLAAQKEIEAARASEKLALAAIKALQESEQARSTNDTDSPTGVTLSVAEYYELSKRAHDAEEQANTRVAAANSQIEVAKESELKSLEKLEEVNREMAARKEALKVAMEKAEKAKEGKLGVEQELRKWRAEHEQRRKLGEPAQAAVTPTKSPRASFEARKESKNFDQAADSAGPEQYSSSPKYGLGSPIEASPSPTEVKQGKKKKKSFFPRIFMFLARRRAHQNKANNS, encoded by the exons ATGGAGGTTGTGAAAACTGCAGAAGTAATGCCTCCCACAGAATCTTCTTCGTCCTCCAACCATGATCAACAATCCGCTGGGGATGCACCTGTGAATACAGAAAAGCACGACAAAGTTGAAAGTAACAGTCATTTGTCAACAACGGACAACCCTAAATTAGAAACTACACAAAGTTCTTCTGACGGAGGCCCCTCTCTTGAGCAAAATCAATCACTTCCAACAGATAATCCGGCTTCTAGCTCATCAGCGATAGAGAATGGTAAATCACCAACTGTGGAACATGCGTCAAATAGCAAATCTCCAGAACAAAATCAACTTCTTCCAACGGATACTGCACCCTCAATCATTATGGCCAATCAAACAGAGAAAGATACTCACGATGCTCCGGTGGAAGATTCGGGTCCCAAAAGTGTCGATAACGCTTCAAATAGCACATCTCAGGAACAAAATCATCCAACAGATACTTCAGCCTCAGCCTCAGCCTCAGTAAGTACAGTCAATAAAACAGAGAAAGAAGTTCAGGGTCCTAAAAATGTGGACAATCTGCAACCCACAACACGTTCTCTGCCCAATATAAAGGTTACCAGAAATGCTGTCAAAAAAACTGAATCCGTTTATTCTCCTAAGAGTGCTAAGCTGGCATATGTGAACAATGTAATATCATCACCCAGTACAAAGTTTGCTAGCTTCTCTGCGAGAAGATCGGTAGCCACTGATTCCCCTAAGAGTGCTAAGAACAGAGGTCTTATTGATACAACTGCTCCGTTTGAATCAGTCAAAGAAGCTGTTTCCAAATTTGGAGGAATTGTTGATTGGAAAGCCCATAGAATCCAAACTGTGGAG AGACGCAAAATTGTGGAGCAAGAACTTGAGCAAGCACAGGAGGAGATTCCTGAGTATAGGAAACAATCTGAGGCTGCCGAAAAAGCAAAGGTTCAAGTATTGAAGGAGCTAGACAGCACTAAGAGACTCGTAGAAGAATTGAAACTCAACCTGGAGAGAGCACAAACTGAAGAACAACAGGCAAAACAAGACTCCGAACTTGCCAAACTAAGGGTGGAAGAAATGGAGCAAGGTATTGCGGATGAGGCTAGTGTTGCAGCCAAGGCACAGCTTGAGGTCGCCAAGGCAAGGCATACAGCTGCAGTGACGGAGCTGAAATCGGTTAAAGAGGAGCTGGAAGCGCTGCACAAGGAATATGCTTCTTTAGTGACAGAGAAAGATACAGCTATTAAAAAAGCTGAAGAGGCCGTCTCTGCATCCAAGGAAGTGGAGAAAACAGTGGAAGAACTGACTATTGAGCTGATTGCCATGAAGGAGTCATTAGAGGCTGCGCATGCCGCTCATTTGGAAGCAGAGGAACAAAGGATTGGAGCAATCATGGCCAAGGAACAAGATTCGCTTCATTGGGAGAAAGAGTTAAAGCAGGCAGAAGAGGAGATTCAGAAACTTAACCACCAAATTATGTCGGCTAAGGATCTCAAGTCAAAACTAGACACGGCCTCGGCCTTGCTACTTGATTTGAAATCTGAATTAGCTGCATATATGGAATCAAGGTTAAAGGTGGAAAGTGATGGAGGACTCTTGAAAGATGGGCTACAGGAACCAGAGAAGAAAACTCGTACCGATATACAAGTTGCAGTTGCTTCTGCAAAGAAGGAGCTGGAGGAAGTGAAGCTCAACGTAGAGAAAGCAATTGCTGAAGTAAATATCTTAAAGGTGGCTGCCACATCATTAAAATCAGAACTTGAAAGTGAGAAATCAGCTCTCGCCACCATTACACAGAGAGAAGGAATGGCATCAGTGGCCGTTGCATCTCTTGAAGCTGACCTGGAGAAGACTAGGTCGGAAATAGCTCTAGTTCagatgaaggagaaagaagcCAGAGAGAAGATGGTGGAGCTACCCAAAGAATTACAGCAAGCGGCACAAGAGGCTGACCAGGCAAAGGTACTTGCTGAAACGGCTGGTGAAGAGCTGCGCAAGGCAAGGGAAGAAGCAGAGCAAGTAAAGGCTGGAGCACGTACTGTGGAAAGTAGATTACTCGCAGCACAAAAGGAAATAGAGGCCGCTAGGGCCTCCGAGAAGTTGGCGTTAGCAGCAATTAAAGCTTTGCAAGAAAGTGAACAAGCTAGAAGCACCAACGATACTGATTCACCAACTGGGGTAACACTTTCTGTAGCGGAGTATTATGAGCTCAGCAAACGGGCCCATGATGCGGAAGAACAGGCGAACACGAGAGTTGCAGCTGCAAATTCCCAAATCGAGGTGGCCAAGGAGTCTGAGCTCAAAAGCTTGGAAAAGTTGGAAGAAGTGAATCGGGAAATGGCTGCAAGAAAAGAAGCACTCAAGGTTGCAATGGAAAAGGCTGAGAAGGCCAAGGAAGGCAAGTTGGGTGTTGAGCAGGAGCTGAGAAAGTGGAGGGCCGAACATGAGCAACGGCGAAAGCTTGGTGAACCTGCTCAGGCAGCAGTAACTCCCACTAAAAGCCCGAGGGCTAGTTTTGAGGCTAGGAAAGAATCTAAGAACTTTGACCAGGCAGCTGATTCTGCCGGACCCGAGCAATATTCATCAAGCCCCAAGTATGGACTTGGAAGCCCCATCGAAGCCAGTCCATCACCCACAGAAGTAAAGcagggaaagaagaaaaagaagtcgTTCTTTCCACGgatttttatgttcttggccAGAAGAAGGGCGCATCAAAACAAGGCAAACAACTCTTGA